Part of the Vespa crabro chromosome 15, iyVesCrab1.2, whole genome shotgun sequence genome is shown below.
CAAAAGGAAAAcagattcttttttattaatttctgcCGCATCAAGAACGGTTTCAtgaataagataatatttaactAACAAAGCAAGACGATCTTCATTTAATGTGTTTAACCGTAAAGCTTTAACTGCTGAATAATTGGCATATAAATGCACTGCCACCAAGAAGAcatataattctaataaatatctgtaaagaaaaaattcatacacgacagtaataaataatttatagaagagtaaatcaataaaattaccGTCCATCATAAATGTACGACAGTATGAAAATTCCAACAAAAGATGCAACAAGATTAACACAGGTTTCTTGACTTCCATCTTTAGCTGATACATCTGCCAAATTGTTTTGTAAGGcctaacataaaatataacatgTTAATTACAAGTAATGtctttcaatgatatttacatgggaaatgaattaatattttgcaGGAAACCTGATGTTGCGTTAATGCAGCTCTGGTTGCACCACCGGCTACACCAACAATAGACTTCATTGCGGTTGAAGCACACAATATGGCCATTGAATGAGCTGAGAAATAAGGTATTAGTAATTCCATGCCCATTGCCACATCATTAAGAATATCCGCAAACAATCTCCATTTTTTACATTGTCCATCTAGGTCAGTCCTAATAGATCAGaatgtttataatagaaagaacaaGTTACACCGtagattgataatatttaagattTGTCATGTTGACATCGATTACAAGATAAAACTTATTAACAGTTTTTATGAGCGGTTCACATagtaaaacatttatatagcTTACCCGTTCCACCATGCAAAAATTATGCGCCCGACCATACCAGTTCCATCTTTTAAAATCCAAGTTATTGCTGCAGCTAAAGGTGTCGCAGTAGATTCTCCAACACCTACTCCTTGCATAATTGAATGAGTTGTGAGAGTACCCATTATGGTACTTGCAAATGCCtattacattattacaatttttcttaaattaaattctatttttttaaacatataaCGACAAATAGAACTCGCTCGCTCgtctattattttacataagaATTCTAACCTGCACTGTATCCCATATTTGATAAGGAATGTAATCAGGATGAACACTGTCAGGAAATCCTTGAGGTAAAAAAACGTCTTTGATAATCGACAAAATTCCAGATAATAAGGGCTTTACATTTTTCGAGCCAGTTTGTAAATTGATTATCGACGAGCGATCTAACCtcataacgacaattatatattagagatatggtaaatgttatttattaaagatatttttcataaaaaaaaaaaagtaattcacCTTTCGatctaacatatatattatcttcctCGTTGCCATATATTTCACTAAATAAAATTTGGTCCTGCAttgctaataaaaaaaataacatttatcgGTATTCACGAGTTTACGTTCGCAAGCacgtttttataaaatagcagatgtttattcgttattaaattatttattattatattgtttattacaCTCGTTATTACTTAATACCtacgtaaattaattaatgtaatatatttttgaatttctattattgtttattttatttgtaatcaCATTGTTATATCacattattcattaaaaattgagTATTTAATTTGATTCGACTGAAATTagccgataataatatctgttATAAGAAgggggaaagaagagaaaacaaaaagagattattaaaaaagtaaatatggATTTTGGTGAGTGATCGTAAAATTTGCAGgttatcttttttacaaaattttctaatcgcatgaataatgatataattcgaaaatatattacgtgtaaattataatgaacGAAAATGAGATACGCAATATATTGGTACGTATTCAGGAAATTGAAAGATTGCAGGCAGAACTTCGTAACTTATTACCGCGTGTGAACAATCGCATGCATATTGAAAAACCAATAGAAAGTTCAAATTTAGAAAGAGAATCATCATCGACTATTCgttttccatctctcttaaCATTTTCTGATATAAATGAGAAttcaaatgttaaaaaaaatgatcgtaaCTTCAGAGACATTCGTTCGTCGATGATGAATATGAAAGAACAATCTGTAAAAAATGTTGCAGCTTCTAAAAGAGCATCCTTAAATACTATTAACGATTCTTTCGCAAAATTGTATTGTACCAATAAGAAGGAACTTCCGAATATATCAGAAAATTCCATTAAAACTCAGTCaagaaattttaaatcttCACATTCGAGATCTGCTTTGAACAATAAGAAAACATCTCACGTTTCAACCATATCCGATAAGATtgctaataatatttcaaaagttcAAGATCCTACGAAATCCGAGAAGCAGAAGATAAATCACCATTCCAAACTAGGTAGtataaataagaacaaaaaaagtgaaaatgaGGAGATATTGtcgggaaataaaaagaaatcaaatttatcGTCAGTTAATTCCAGTGAGTTACGATATTTACATTatgtaatattgaaaatttttataatagccATGGAATTCACCATACACTCCTATCCGCAGACATCGGATGTGCGGGAACACGTGGAAAAATTCGAAAACAATCAACGAATGTTCGTGTGTCAGGGAACTCAGaccgaacgaaaaagaagtaacAATCTtacgacgaaagaaagaaattttaaatacgACGTTTTTGGGAAAATATTGAAACGTTTAGGTTATTGCATTTTGGACGATCGAACTATATCATTTATTGATCGTTACTCGAATGATAAAACAACATATAGTGCTCTACGTAAAGTGAAGAGGTCGCCTTTTATCATTAACGAAGTACCGAAGACCGACGAAATTCTTCCTTCcattaataatgtaattatttgtaaagATTTTCCAACGAATGATGTTGCTGGTTCAAACTTGGACGATAATGTGTTTACCATTTGTAAGATTATCAAAAAATTCAATGGGATTGATAAATTATCGAAGATCTTTAATATGTCCTTGAAGGAAAAAGGTTTCTCTGAAATCTTACGACGTAACAGTCGATCAACTAAAACAGGAGATAATTTAAACGATCAACTGTACTTAACTCTCGATAGGGATTTACGATTGGAATCGCTCGAGGCGATTGAAACGAAAACGTCTCGTAAGAAGAGACATCCTTTTAAATTTCTTCGTAAAATTTGTATCTGTATAAATATCTGAAGAAAATGATCGAGGGGATATTTCGAAGTGTCCGATTGATTTGctgattgattaaaaaaaaaaaaaaatgagtatataaaaatcaattaaaatttttggaGCCGTTTGATAAGTTTGAAAGCGCCATCTAGAAAGGCGATGACCGTGCGAACTACAAGAGGATATTCTCCCTGATGATAGGCTATATTGATGCACGCGTGTACGTATGGAAAACTTGTATGCGTAAATGCATACAGGTATATGCAATGCTTTGTtacaaaaagtatatatttatcttatcatGAGAAATATgtttttcatagaaaaataattaaaactcttgtataaaattgataaaattgaaaCAATGCGTGTCGTCGataaattctttgaaaaaattcataacgttgtctgtaaaaagaaaaataacaaataaaaaaaaaaaaaaaaaaaaaaagaaaggaaagaaagaaaataatttaagaaaaagatcgaagaTCATGAATCGAGAAAATGAACGGATtgattaattcaatttcaatttcttttaggTAGGCATTAGATCGAAATTGAATATAGAAATTGAAATGAAGAGGATATAGTTGAATGCACTGGAATAGCGCGAATAAACGATCGAGACGAGAAGTTAGAGGTTCGAATCCAGCGTCGTTATCCCCTCCGTTCGTTCAGACCCTCTCGTTTTGCAGTCAACGACTCCACGGATGGTGGTGCTGCACTTGCGTGCACACTCGTGGATCGAGGACTACGACGGCGTTGTGCATACAGAGACGCAATAGAAAGGTGCAAGCTATTTCTCAGAGTCCATAGAACGACATAAAGGCGAGCTGATGtacgacgatcgatcgataagtcGAATTTAGAAGAGATTACGTAACAACGTTAGAATTTACAGAACCAATTCGCCGATCGACTTTTAGCTTACGAAtgcatttaatttaaaattccgCATAAAGCTTTACAATTTAACTGATTTacctgataataataataaggtagtAGCCGTAAATGGTATTCGACAATTCGCATGCCGTTTGCGTGTATTACCTGGACGTATTCCAAACTTAGAATTCCACGAATGTTCACGCATCGTGGAATTAACttgatttctctttattacaGACACTAGTTGCTACTCCATAACACTAGGGAGTTATTGGTAATATAGCAAGATCCAGACATATACAGGTACACGGGCATACACTTGTTAAGAGGATCGTTCTacaacaagaagaaagaaaaataatggagACTGGCTAGGGACCAACTAAAGACCGCGTAGTACTTATCCGTATACTTAGCAAGATCGTTTTCTTTCAACACTCAGCCTCGATTCTTTATATCCTGTCCTCCTTCATCCGGTCAATCTCCATTTCAGGAAGAAGAAGCCTCAGAAGTATTAcctcttttgaaaaaatatcgatagaaataGCGATGGTCGTTTaaaatgggggaaaaaaaaaaaaaaaaaagaaaaaaaaagatcagaaAGGAATTTCAATCCCCTTTTACCTACgaaatacatacttacatacttttctctcgtcatcctgttttcctctttcctctcgtTACCTTTTGTCTCCTTGTCGGTCTTCTTCCTACGTATATCCTCCCCACTCTGATATATCCCACgatccctctctgtctctggcACTTCCTGTGTTCCGCCACGTTCACCTGTCCGCCGGCACACCGTCACCACATCGCTACCACACCACCTGCCTTCGTAAAAGCACCTAGGTGCAAGGCACAAGGCGAACGTGGCTAAGCTATGTCCTAGGGAGTAGAGACTTTAGTTTCGTGGTATATCAGTTCTCGTATCGCCTACCAACAACAAGTGTGTGACTCTCCTTGTGTGCAACAGAGGCTTAACTTATTCTAcacctctctatctctctggaAACTCAACGCAGTCAATGTTAAGCTACCGTTGACTTCGGTCACTCATCGCGAGTTTTCCCTTTCATCGAAGATAACTACTCGTACTATTCAAAGatcaatcatatatattttggtaatatcttatctctctctctctctctctctctctctctctctctctctctctctttctctcactcgctTTCTTTACTTCTAAATATATTCGGGCACATGCAATCGTGGATTCCAAACGTGCTTTTATTGGCTTAAACCACTTGTTGCGTCTCTCGAGAGCCTCGGTACATATGCATACTTTGTGTTGCTTTCCTGACGTTCGATAACAGTAAGGTTGTGATCCAACGACAATTTTCCTCGACAAGTGGTAAGTTTATTCGTTGATACTTAAGCTAATATCTAAGCAATCATGATTGCATTGTTGAGATATATTGAATCTAcggatttttattattattattgttgttgttgttgttgttgttgttgttattgttgttgtaggAATTGGAGAACGTTGGATTTATTATCAAacgagatatttattattcaacttTTCTGTGTTTCCTCACAACGAAAATCATAGACTCGCTTTAGGAT
Proteins encoded:
- the LOC124429570 gene encoding RUS family member 1 isoform X3 — its product is MQDQILFSEIYGNEEDNIYVRSKDRSSIINLQTGSKNVKPLLSGILSIIKDVFLPQGFPDSVHPDYIPYQIWDTVQAFASTIMGTLTTHSIMQGVGVGESTATPLAAAITWILKDGTGMVGRIIFAWWNGTDLDGQCKKWRLFADILNDVAMGMELLIPYFSAHSMAILCASTAMKSIVGVAGGATRAALTQHQALQNNLADVSAKDGSQETCVNLVASFVGIFILSYIYDGRYLLELYVFLVAVHLYANYSAVKALRLNTLNEDRLALLVKYYLIHETVLDAAEINKKESVFLLGKPTKDICGFHIKLGVSLSYIFKRNGNDTLEDFLKDFQHKEYLIFVDIKEKIIFVVLKKNIEQNEILKAYFHACLCGILTSMTQRLPIELLLTTETCKPSFPLIRIYLLSKKYHSSFSSIETTFYDTNTIIEKEYQTFVKHLDDKGWNLKINLLPMNSWRCVWKQSQK
- the LOC124429570 gene encoding RUS family member 1 isoform X2 is translated as MREHSWNSKFGIRPAMQDQILFSEIYGNEEDNIYVRSKDRSSIINLQTGSKNVKPLLSGILSIIKDVFLPQGFPDSVHPDYIPYQIWDTVQAFASTIMGTLTTHSIMQGVGVGESTATPLAAAITWILKDGTGMVGRIIFAWWNGTDLDGQCKKWRLFADILNDVAMGMELLIPYFSAHSMAILCASTAMKSIVGVAGGATRAALTQHQALQNNLADVSAKDGSQETCVNLVASFVGIFILSYIYDGRYLLELYVFLVAVHLYANYSAVKALRLNTLNEDRLALLVKYYLIHETVLDAAEINKKESVFLLGKPTKDICGFHIKLGVSLSYIFKRNGNDTLEDFLKDFQHKEYLIFVDIKEKIIFVVLKKNIEQNEILKAYFHACLCGILTSMTQRLPIELLLTTETCKPSFPLIRIYLLSKKYHSSFSSIETTFYDTNTIIEKEYQTFVKHLDDKGWNLKINLLPMNSWRCVWKQSQK
- the LOC124429570 gene encoding RUS family member 1 isoform X1; translation: MEFSDIFGSSFLLVQYNFAKESLIVFKDALLEAATFFTDCSFIFIIDERMSLKLRSFFLTFEFSFISENVKRDGKRIVDDDSLSKFELSIGFSICMRLFTRAMQDQILFSEIYGNEEDNIYVRSKDRSSIINLQTGSKNVKPLLSGILSIIKDVFLPQGFPDSVHPDYIPYQIWDTVQAFASTIMGTLTTHSIMQGVGVGESTATPLAAAITWILKDGTGMVGRIIFAWWNGTDLDGQCKKWRLFADILNDVAMGMELLIPYFSAHSMAILCASTAMKSIVGVAGGATRAALTQHQALQNNLADVSAKDGSQETCVNLVASFVGIFILSYIYDGRYLLELYVFLVAVHLYANYSAVKALRLNTLNEDRLALLVKYYLIHETVLDAAEINKKESVFLLGKPTKDICGFHIKLGVSLSYIFKRNGNDTLEDFLKDFQHKEYLIFVDIKEKIIFVVLKKNIEQNEILKAYFHACLCGILTSMTQRLPIELLLTTETCKPSFPLIRIYLLSKKYHSSFSSIETTFYDTNTIIEKEYQTFVKHLDDKGWNLKINLLPMNSWRCVWKQSQK